In Zingiber officinale cultivar Zhangliang chromosome 11B, Zo_v1.1, whole genome shotgun sequence, a single window of DNA contains:
- the LOC122034331 gene encoding long chain base biosynthesis protein 2d, with protein MVRLPYVTALTTLFSYGLLFAFGQLRDFFRRIIDWFKSSSKDLKGYAPICLGLEDFYTRRLYLRIQDCFSRPIASAPDAWFDVVERYSKDNNKTLHRTAKTSKCLNLGSYNYLGFAAADEYCTPRVIKSLKKYSPSTCSIRVDGGTTDLHNELELLVARFVGKPAAITFGMGYVTNSAIIPVLIGKGGLIISDSLNHNSIVNGARGSGAAVRVFQHNNAAHLEEVLREQIAEGQPRTHRPWKKIIVIVEGIYSMEGELCQLPEIIAVCKKYKVYTYLDEAHSIGAVGKSGKGVCELLGVDPADVDLMMGTFTKSFGSCGGYIAASKEIVQYLKHACPAHLYATSMSPPAVQQVISAIKVILGEDGSSRGAQKLAQIRENSNFFRSELKKMGFEVLGDNDSPVMPIMLYNPAKIPAFSRECLRHNVAVVTVAFPATPLLLARARICISAAQSREDLVKGLEVISKVGDLVGIKYFPAEPPKHGNQAHKVE; from the exons ATGGTGAGGTTGCCCTATGTGACCGCGCTCACAACGCTGTTCAGTTATGGCCTCCTCTTCGCGTTCGGCCAGCTTAGGGATTTTTTCAGGAGGATCATCGATTGGTTCAAATCCAGCTCCAAGGATCTCAAG GGCTATGCGCCGATCTGCTTAGGTCTGGAAGACTTTTACACCCGCCGTCTCTATCTCCGCATTCAG GATTGCTTTAGTCGACCAATTGCAAGTGCACCagatgcatggtttgatgtggtGGAACGCTACTCTAAGGATAATAACAAGACATTGCA CCGAACTGCAAAGACTAGCAAGTGCCTTAATCTGGGATCATACAACTACCTTGGTTTTGCAGCTGCTGATGAATACTGCACACCCCGTGTtattaaatctttaaagaaatattCTCCCAGTACCTGCAGTATCCGTGTTGATGGTG GCACAACTGACTTGCACAATGAGCTGGAGTTACTAGTTGCAAGGTTTGTGGGAAAACCAGCAGCCATAACTTTCGGCATGGGCTACGTGACAAACTCTGCCATTATTCCAGTTCTGATAGGGAAG GGAGGACTCATCATTAGTGATTCTTTGAATCATAATTCAATTGTAAATGGTGCTCGAGGATCAGGTGCAGCAGTCCGTGTCTTCCAGCACAACA ATGCTGCACACTTGGAAGAGGTATTGAGAGAACAGATAGCTGAGGGGCAACCTCGAACTCACAGGCCCTGGAAGAAGATTATTGTAATTGTTGAGGGCATATACAGCATGGAAGGAGAACTTTGCCAGCTTCCTGAGATTATAGCTGTTTGCAAGAAATATAAG GTTTATACCTACTTGGATGAGGCCCACAGTATTGGTGCTGTTGGAAAATCTGGCAAAGGAGTCTGTGAGCTCCTAGGTGTGGATCCGGCTGATGTAGACCTCATGATGGGCACATTTACAAAATCATTTGGATCTTGTGGAGGATATATTGCAGCATCCAAG GAAATTGTTCAATATCTAAAGCATGCATGTCCAGCACATCTATATGCAACTTCCATGTCCCCACCTGCTGTGCAGCAAGTTATTTCAGCAATTAAAGTTATTCTTGGAGAAGACGGATCCAGTAGAG GGGCCCAAAAACTAGCACAGATTCGGGAAAATAGCAATTTCTTCCGCTCTGAACTTAAGAAGATGGGGTTTGAAGTTCTTGGTGACAATGACTCTCCTGTTATGCCAATAATGCTTTACAACCCAGCAAAGATTCCAGCCTTCTCTAGGGAATGTCTCAGGCATAAT GTAGCTGTTGTTACTGTTGCTTTTCCAGCCACACCGCTTCTTCTAGCAAGGGCTCGAATTTGCATTTCGGCTGCTCAATCTAGGGAGGACTTGGTTAAAGGGCTTGAG GTTATCAGCAAGGTTGGTGATCTTGTGGGCATCAAGTACTTCCCTGCAGAACCACCTAAGCACGGGAATCAAGCTCATAAGGTGGAATAG
- the LOC122033996 gene encoding protein TAPETUM DETERMINANT 1-like translates to MNHSINPFPIALVSLQLAARFPTAIVAAPCVHKRKGSKAQGFPVSLRSLLQTKNRGRIFRDARRMKGDSTWLFAAARAAISAVALLLLLAFVFNLPQSNLVSQHHRRLLQVNEGDDGTVTTSSSSTERMGDACSIDDIVVHQGATGPLPSGIPTYTVSVLNLCSVSGGCAVGHIHLSCGAFSSARLINPRVFRRLRINDCLLNDGLPMAPGSVVSFQYANSFSYPLAISNASCVR, encoded by the exons ATGAATCATTCGATTAATCCTTTCCCCATCGCCCTTGTCTCGCTGCAACTGGCTGCACGATTCCCGACAGCAATTGTAGCTGCCCCATGCGTCCATAAG CGTAAGGGTTCTAAAGCGCAAGGGTTCCCAGTGAGCCTGCGATCTCTTCTGCAAACCAAGAATCGAGGGCGAATATTTCGAGACGCGAGGAGGATGAAAGGCGATTCAACATGGCTTTTCGCCGCTGCCAGGGCGGCAATTTCGGCGGTTGCGCTCCTGCTTCTGCTCGCCTTCG TGTTCAATCTGCCGCAGAGCAATCTCGTCTCCCAACATCACCGCAGACTTCTTCAAGTTAATGAAG GTGATGATGGTACGGTTACAACGTCATCGAGTTCTACGGAGCGGATGGGCGACGCGTGCAGCATCGACGACATCGTAGTGCACCAGGGCGCGACGGGGCCACTGCCGAGCGGGATTCCGACGTACACTGTGTCAGTCCTGAACCTCTGCTCCGTCTCCGGCGGCTGCGCCGTGGGCCACATCCATCTCAGCTGCGGTGCCTTCAGCTCGGCCCGGCTTATCAACCCCCGCGTCTTCCGCCGCCTCCGCATCAACGACTGCCTCCTCAACGACGGCCTCCCAATGGCCCCCGGCTCCGTCGTCTCCTTTCAGTACGCCAACTCCTTTTCCTACCCCCTTGCCATCTCCAACGCCTCGTGCGTGCGCTAG
- the LOC122034332 gene encoding uncharacterized protein LOC122034332: protein MSAAPNIQMIAASLRSCDLGKKTGGEAGSPSPVMSSSPPGSHLLEVSDESAGEVRVELISETALPCPWEQCLDMRTGEVYYINWETGTRIATDPRTTAVYCYQSGKAHVSSSNDSCTGVGDGDGYESCVDTANSSCVSSLSSSSPSDSSVTGESGRGQVLVAAGCRSCFMYFMVPKSVDACPKCCGNLLHLGRGGSV, encoded by the exons ATGAGCGCGGCTCCCAACATCCAGATGATCGCTGCCTCGCTTAGGAGCTGCGATCTAGGAAAGAAAACCGGAGGAGAGGCGGGGTCGCCGTCGCCGGTGATGTCCTCGTCGCCTCCGGGTTCGCATCTCTTGGAGGTCAGCGATGAGAGCGCCGGAGAAGTAAGGGTGGAGCTCATCTCAGAGACTGCGCTGCCGTGTCCCTGGGAGCAGTGCCTTGACATGCGC ACAGGGGAGGTTTACTACATCAACTGGGAGACAGGAACGAGGATCGCCACGGACCCGCGAACCACCGCTGTGTACTGCTACCAGTCCGGGAAAGCCCACGTGTCCTCCTCGAACGACAGCTGCACCGGAGTCGGCGATGGCGATGGGTACGAGAGCTGCGTCGATACGGCCAACTCCTCATGCGTCTCTTCCCTCTCCTCTTCGTCTCCCTCTGATTCATCTGTAACCGGCGAGTCCGGCAGAGGTCAAGTCCTCGTCGCCGCCGGCTGCCGGTCATGCTTCATGTACTTCATGGTGCCGAAGAGCGTAGACGCCTGCCCCAAATGCTGCGGCAACCTCCTCCACCTCGGCCGCGGCGGCAGCGTCTGA